A single region of the Nicotiana sylvestris chromosome 6, ASM39365v2, whole genome shotgun sequence genome encodes:
- the LOC138871151 gene encoding uncharacterized protein gives MRVDNEEAVFNVYKAIQFPRHYKELSMISVMEMDEQLIAPSVYLKDSLEKEIVLFESLEINDEVEEMKHNLNASCEYMKGLNPFEPLNRPNGPPPKPSIEEAPKLELKPLPSHLHYDYLGSSATLPVIISSDMFELQEEKLLRVLREHKRVIGWTMSDIRGISPAFCMHKILMEEGHKPCIEQQRRLNPNMKEVVRKEVIKWLDASIVFPISDSKWVDTEKVEAIEKLPPPTSVRGIRSFLGHAGFYRYFIKDFSKISSPLCRLLEKDTSFKSNDACLKAFDELKRRLVTAPTIIAPDWKLPFELMCDANDIAIGAVLGQQKEKIFYSIHYASKTLNPAEMNYTVTEKELLAVVWAFDKFRSYLVGTKVIVYTYHSAIRYLFAKKDAKPRLIRWVLLLQEFDLEIRDQKGTENQVAYHLSRLENRGHVTEGESIKETFPDEHLLAITSDETPWYADYVNFIASGVTPPEFIADHRRRFLHDLRFYMWDEPFLYKQCTYQLVSKNRYILVAVDYVSKWVEAIALPTNDAKVVISFVKKHISHALELQGY, from the exons atgagagttgacaatgaggaagctgtttttaatgtataCAAAGCAATTCAATTTCCTCGCCATTATaaagaattgtctatgatatctgtcatggagatGGATGAGCAACTTATTGCCCCAAGTGTATATTTGAAGGATTCTTTAGAGAAAGAAATTGTGTTGTTCGAGAGTctggagattaatgatgaggttgaagAGATGAAGCATAATTTGAATGCATCATGTGAATATATGAAAGGGTTAaatccctttgaacctttgaacaGACCAAATGGTCCTCCTCCGAAGCCATCAATTGAAGAAGCTCCAAAATTGGAActaaagcctttaccttctcaccttcattatgattatttgggtagttctgctacgttacctgttattatttcttcTGACATGTTTGAATTGCAGGAGGAAAAATTGCTGagagtactacgtgagcataaaagagtaattgggtggacaatgtctgacataagaggtattagtccagctttttgcatgcataaaattctcatggaggaaggaCACAAGCCGTGCATAGAACAACAACGTCGCCTGAATCccaacatgaaagaggtggtaagaaaagaagtgattaaatggcttgatgcaAGTATTGTATTCCCAATctctgatagcaaatgg gtAGATACAGAAAAggtggaagcaattgaaaaattacctccaccgacatcagttagaggcattcgcagtttcttgggccatgcaggtttttatcgttatttcattaaagatttttcaaaaatttcatctcctttgtgcaggcttcttgagaaagatacatccTTCAAGTCTaatgatgcttgtctgaaagcatttgatgagctgaaaagaagattagttactgcaccAACTATCATTgctccagattggaaacttccatttgagttgatgtgtgatgcaaatgatatagccattggagctgttttgggtCAGCAGAAGGAGAAAATCTTTTACTCCATTCATTATGCGAGCAAAACTCTTAATCCAGCTGAAATGAATTACACcgttactgaaaaagagttgctcgcagtagtatgggcatttgataaaTTCAGGTCTTATCTAGTGGGAAccaaagtcatagtttacacatATCACTCAGCTATcaggtatttatttgcaaagaaagacgccaagccaaggttaatccgatgggttcttcttttgcaggaatttgatttggagattcgagatcaaaaagggacagagaatcaggttgcatATCACTTATCCAGGCTAGAAAATCgaggccatgtcactgaaggagaatcaatcaaagaaacatttcctgacgaacatttgctagccatcacttcagatgaaaccccgtggtatgctgattatgtgaatttcattgcaagtggggtgactccaccagaattcaTAGCTGATCATAGAAGAAGATTCTTACATGACTTGAGGTTCTAcatgtgggacgagccttttctatacaagcaatgcacatatcaattg GTGTCAAAGAACAG atacattttggttgcagtcgattatgtgtctaagtgggttgaggccattgctctCCCTACTAATGATGCAAAGGTAGTGATAAGTTTCGTAAAGAAGCACatttcacacgctttggaactccaagggtattga